CGATCCGGCCCGTAACGTCCAGGAAGGCGAAGTCCGCCAACTCCTCGTCCTTTCGGCGGACGGACGCGACCAGCGAGGCGAGCATCCGGAGCCCCAGCTGTGGTGTCGATAGCAGTGCTGCATGGAGGTCGTCCTTGGAGACCATGACGCAGCTCGTTGGTTCGACCGCGATCGCGCTCGCCGTGCGAATACCCCCCGCGTCCAGCACCCCGAGCTCCCCAAAAGTGTCCCCGGCGCCAAGGAGCCGAAGCACGAGCTCCCGGCCGTGGCGTGAGGTGTGCGTCTCGCGGACGAGACCGCGTTCGATGACGAACATCGAGGTCGCCGGCTCGCCTTCGCGGGCGAGGTAGGCGCCCGCCGCGAAGGCACGGCGGTGCACCCGCGACCGCAAGGAAGCAGAGAGCTTGGTAGGAAGGCCGGCGAAGACTGGCGTTCGAAGGAGCACCGTGATCGGCTCCTCGCCGTTTTCAGCCGGAACTTCGAGGGCCAGCCGGTGAGTATCCACGGGTTGGCCCGTGCCCTTGAGCATGACTGTGTCGCCGCCGGCGAACGAGTACTCCGGCGCTGCGGCATGCGTAGCCTCGTCGACGAGTACCTCGCCGGCGGCGGCCCTGCTTGTCAGCCCAGCCGCTGTATTGGTGACTTCACCGACAGCAGTGAAATCCTTGAACCCGCCCCCGCCCACGTTTCCGCAGAACTCTTCGCCGGTGGAGATTCCGATTCCGATCTGAATCCATGGACCGGCGGGCGTTCTGTAACCCACCGCTTCGAGGAGTGCGGCGGCGGCGGCAACTGCCTTGCGCGGGTAGTCGCGGCCGCTCAGTCCCGGCACGAACAGGCCCATCAGCTGGTCGCCCGAGATCTGGCCGAGAACTCCCTCATGCCGCAGCAACACCCGAGAGGCGACGTCGTAGAACCGGTTGAGAAGGGCCGGCTCCTCGCCCTGCGACAACGACTGACTGAGGTTCGTGTAGTTGCGGACGTCCGCGAAAAGGATGCTGATCGGCACGATCGCTCCGCCTTCCGGCGCCCACTACAGGCAGCGCGCACACACGTGTGGTGTCTTGTGAGAGGGCCGGTACCCCATGATCCGAAATGGCAGCGTGAGAGGGCCGCCATAAGGCGCATTGCAGAACTTGCAGCGCGGCTGGCCGGGCACCAGTGCAAACAGCCTGCGAAGCAGGCGTGGCGCATTGGCGGCGACGCGGTCGCCGCGAAGGATCGCGCACCACTGCGTACCCATCGGCGAGGGGCTGCCGACGGGCTTTGACGCCGCCATCAGGCGGGCCTATGGTATCGCTGGCGATGCGGCGCGTCCTCGTTGGGCTGACGGCGATCACCGTCGCGCTGGGGTGGCTTCAGCTGGCTCCAGCCTTCGGTTTCCCGGTTACCGCGCCTGCGGCAATGCTGGATCGAATGTTGGGCGCCCACCGCGAAGTGGGACCGGCGGGCTGGGCGCTCCTATTGCTCGGCGAGTTCGCGTTCGTCGCAGGATATTTCTTGTTCGTCGAAGGTCGGACGCATTGGGCTCTAGCGCCTTTCGCTTACGCGGTTGGCGCCTGGGTGCTTACCGGAGCGGTCCTGATGCCATTGATTGGGCTCCTCCAGGGT
The DNA window shown above is from Candidatus Methylomirabilota bacterium and carries:
- a CDS encoding cyclic nucleotide-binding domain-containing protein, which produces MPISILFADVRNYTNLSQSLSQGEEPALLNRFYDVASRVLLRHEGVLGQISGDQLMGLFVPGLSGRDYPRKAVAAAAALLEAVGYRTPAGPWIQIGIGISTGEEFCGNVGGGGFKDFTAVGEVTNTAAGLTSRAAAGEVLVDEATHAAAPEYSFAGGDTVMLKGTGQPVDTHRLALEVPAENGEEPITVLLRTPVFAGLPTKLSASLRSRVHRRAFAAGAYLAREGEPATSMFVIERGLVRETHTSRHGRELVLRLLGAGDTFGELGVLDAGGIRTASAIAVEPTSCVMVSKDDLHAALLSTPQLGLRMLASLVASVRRKDEELADFAFLDVTGRI